From the Pseudomonas sp. SORT22 genome, one window contains:
- the bkdR gene encoding Bkd operon transcriptional regulator BkdR: MRKLDRTDIGILNSLQENARITNAELARSVNLSPTPCFNRVKAMEELGVIRQQVTLLAPEVLGLDVNVFIHVSLEKQVEQSLHRFEEEIAERPEVMECYLMTGDPDYLLRVLLPSIQALERFLDYLTRLPGVANIRSSFALKQVRYKTALPLPANGLTLPG, translated from the coding sequence ATGCGCAAACTGGATCGTACGGATATCGGCATTCTCAACAGCCTCCAGGAAAATGCCCGTATCACCAACGCCGAGCTGGCGCGCTCGGTGAATCTCTCGCCAACCCCCTGCTTCAACCGGGTCAAGGCCATGGAGGAACTTGGGGTGATTCGCCAGCAGGTGACCTTGCTGGCGCCGGAGGTGCTGGGCCTGGATGTCAACGTGTTCATCCATGTCAGCCTGGAGAAACAGGTCGAGCAATCGCTGCATCGCTTCGAAGAAGAAATCGCCGAGCGCCCGGAGGTCATGGAGTGCTACCTGATGACCGGTGACCCGGATTACCTGCTGCGCGTGCTGTTGCCCAGCATCCAGGCCCTGGAGCGTTTTCTCGACTACCTGACCCGTCTGCCGGGGGTGGCCAACATCCGTTCGAGTTTTGCCTTGAAGCAGGTGCGCTACAAAACCGCGCTGCCGCTGCCAGCCAATGGCCTGACCCTGCCAGGTTAG
- a CDS encoding MFS transporter, translated as MRQIWKSFRALYFAALMMLIGSGLLSTYLALRLAADHVDSLWVGALMAANYFGLALGGKIGHRLIARVGHIRAYATCAGIVGAAVLGHGLVSWLPAWVLLRVIVGLGMMCQYMVIESWLNEQADAKQRGAVFSGYMIASYLGLVLGQLILVAHPQLGLELLMLVAMCFALCLVPVALTRRIHPAPLRPAPMEPRFFIKRVPQSLSTVLGAGLIVGSFYGLAPLYASKQGLSTEQVGLFMGCCIFAGLLVQWPLGWLSDRYDRALLIRSVAVGLAIVALPLAIMPSVPLEVLFVAGFAVSLLQFCLYPLAVAFSNDHVEGERRVSLTAMLLVTYGVGASIGPLVAGVLMKVLGNQMLYAFFVFFALVLVWRIRPKAVTGLHQVDDAPLHHVAMPAAGSPLSAALDPRVDEQVVQDQMQTPVAAEDTEAQEGDDAEVVAEEVKPTQV; from the coding sequence ATGCGACAGATCTGGAAGTCTTTTCGCGCGCTGTATTTCGCTGCGCTGATGATGTTGATCGGCTCCGGCTTGTTGAGTACCTACCTGGCCTTGCGCCTGGCTGCCGATCATGTCGACAGCCTCTGGGTTGGTGCGCTGATGGCCGCCAACTATTTCGGCCTGGCCCTGGGCGGCAAGATCGGCCACCGGCTGATTGCCCGGGTCGGGCATATCCGTGCCTATGCCACCTGCGCCGGCATTGTCGGCGCGGCGGTGCTCGGCCATGGCCTGGTCAGCTGGTTGCCGGCCTGGGTGCTGCTGCGGGTCATCGTCGGCCTGGGGATGATGTGCCAGTACATGGTCATCGAAAGCTGGCTCAACGAGCAGGCCGACGCCAAGCAGCGAGGCGCGGTGTTCAGTGGCTACATGATTGCCTCGTACCTGGGCCTGGTGCTCGGCCAGTTGATCCTGGTGGCGCACCCGCAGCTGGGCCTTGAACTGCTGATGCTGGTCGCCATGTGCTTTGCCCTGTGCCTGGTGCCGGTGGCACTCACCCGACGGATTCACCCGGCGCCATTGCGGCCGGCACCGATGGAGCCGCGCTTCTTTATCAAGCGGGTGCCGCAGTCGCTGAGTACGGTGCTGGGAGCCGGCCTGATCGTCGGCTCGTTCTACGGCCTGGCGCCGCTGTATGCGTCCAAGCAGGGGCTGAGCACCGAGCAGGTCGGTCTGTTCATGGGCTGCTGCATTTTCGCCGGGCTGCTGGTGCAGTGGCCGCTGGGCTGGTTATCTGATCGCTACGATCGGGCCTTGCTGATTCGTAGCGTTGCCGTGGGCCTGGCGATTGTTGCCCTGCCGCTGGCGATCATGCCATCAGTGCCGCTGGAGGTATTGTTTGTCGCAGGCTTTGCCGTGTCGCTGCTGCAGTTCTGCCTGTATCCGCTGGCGGTGGCGTTTTCCAACGACCACGTCGAGGGCGAACGGCGGGTGTCGCTGACGGCGATGCTGCTGGTGACCTATGGCGTGGGTGCGAGTATCGGGCCGCTGGTGGCCGGGGTGTTGATGAAGGTGCTGGGCAACCAGATGCTCTATGCCTTCTTCGTTTTCTTTGCCCTGGTGCTGGTCTGGCGGATCCGCCCGAAAGCGGTGACCGGTTTGCACCAGGTCGACGATGCGCCGCTGCATCACGTGGCCATGCCGGCGGCAGGTTCACCGTTGTCGGCAGCGCTGGACCCACGGGTTGACGAGCAGGTGGTGCAGGATCAGATGCAGACGCCGGTGGCGGCTGAAGATACCGAGGCGCAGGAGGGGGATGACGCAGAGGTTGTGGCTGAAGAGGTCAAGCCGACACAGGTGTGA
- a CDS encoding flagellar protein FlgN produces MHDTTLLQLIENDIAPAQELLELLQTENVALHGRDMPLLENILARKQSLVILLDQHGRQRSELLAGLGLSQDREGVAQLASNSSFGDLLLQQLDVLGQLLADCQAVNERNGRSIQIQQSTTANQIRILMGGEAPSLYDSRGATSPLAKPRALSQA; encoded by the coding sequence ATGCACGACACTACTCTGCTGCAACTGATCGAAAACGATATTGCTCCAGCGCAAGAACTGCTCGAATTGCTGCAGACCGAGAACGTTGCCCTGCACGGCCGCGACATGCCGCTGCTGGAAAACATCCTGGCGCGCAAGCAGTCGCTGGTGATCCTGCTCGATCAGCATGGCCGCCAGCGCAGTGAACTGCTTGCCGGCCTGGGCCTGTCCCAGGACCGCGAAGGTGTCGCCCAACTGGCCAGCAACTCCTCTTTCGGTGACCTGCTGCTGCAACAACTGGATGTGCTTGGCCAACTGCTGGCTGACTGCCAGGCGGTCAACGAGCGCAACGGCCGCTCGATCCAGATCCAGCAGAGCACTACCGCCAACCAGATCAGAATCCTCATGGGCGGCGAAGCACCGTCGCTCTATGACAGCCGCGGGGCCACCTCCCCCCTCGCCAAGCCGCGGGCGTTGAGCCAGGCTTGA
- a CDS encoding glutamine synthetase family protein — protein MTAEGFVEGRRLQMARGVLLQCIMGGYPAARFYGSDDGDLALVADPQHIYRLPWSDEPRALAICDALELSGESSGLSSRGLLKAVIARYAARGLAPVVATELEFFVFAPNSDPDQPFLPPLGKDGRREEGHSAFSVSSNNGLRPFFSEVYRCMAALGLPRDTFMHEMGVSQFEINLLHGDPLLLADQTLLFKHLLKEVALKHGLTVVCMAKPLAHTPGSSMHIHQSVVAVEGGGNVFSDAEGKPTPAFYHFIGGQQACMADFTALFAPNVNSYQRLCHPYASPNNACWSEDNRAAGLRIPASSPVARRVENRLPGADTNPYLAIAASLAAGLYGIEQQLEPTPAIQGEFEVPDHLSLPCTLHAALERLKRSELARELFGKEFIEGYIATKTLELTSFFDEITPWERRVLAAQA, from the coding sequence ATGACCGCTGAAGGCTTTGTTGAAGGCCGGCGCCTGCAGATGGCCCGCGGTGTGCTGCTGCAATGCATCATGGGCGGGTACCCGGCGGCGCGTTTCTATGGCAGCGACGACGGCGACCTGGCGCTGGTCGCCGACCCGCAGCATATCTATCGCCTGCCCTGGAGCGACGAGCCACGGGCCCTGGCGATTTGCGATGCGCTCGAGCTTAGCGGTGAAAGCTCCGGGCTCTCCAGTCGAGGCCTGCTCAAGGCGGTTATTGCCCGTTACGCCGCCCGTGGCCTGGCGCCGGTGGTGGCGACGGAACTCGAGTTTTTTGTCTTCGCCCCCAACAGCGATCCCGACCAGCCGTTTTTGCCGCCGCTGGGCAAGGATGGTCGGCGCGAAGAAGGTCATTCGGCGTTCAGTGTCAGTTCCAACAACGGCCTGCGCCCGTTCTTCAGCGAGGTCTATCGCTGCATGGCGGCACTGGGCCTGCCGCGCGATACCTTCATGCACGAAATGGGCGTCAGCCAGTTCGAGATCAACCTGCTGCACGGCGATCCGCTGTTGCTGGCCGACCAGACCCTGCTGTTCAAGCACCTGCTCAAGGAAGTCGCGCTCAAGCATGGCCTGACCGTGGTGTGCATGGCCAAGCCACTGGCGCATACGCCGGGCAGTTCCATGCACATTCACCAGAGCGTGGTGGCGGTGGAGGGCGGGGGCAATGTCTTCAGCGATGCCGAGGGCAAGCCGACCCCGGCGTTCTATCACTTCATTGGCGGCCAGCAGGCGTGCATGGCCGACTTCACCGCCTTGTTCGCGCCGAACGTGAACTCCTACCAGCGCCTTTGCCACCCCTACGCATCACCGAACAATGCCTGCTGGTCCGAAGACAACCGCGCCGCCGGCCTGCGCATTCCGGCCAGCTCGCCAGTGGCGCGACGGGTCGAAAACCGCTTGCCAGGCGCCGATACCAACCCTTACCTGGCAATTGCCGCCAGTCTCGCCGCGGGGCTTTATGGCATCGAGCAGCAACTCGAACCGACGCCGGCGATCCAGGGCGAATTCGAGGTGCCGGATCATTTGAGCCTGCCATGTACCTTGCATGCGGCCCTGGAGCGTCTGAAGCGTAGCGAACTTGCGCGGGAACTGTTCGGCAAGGAGTTCATCGAAGGCTACATCGCCACCAAGACCCTGGAGCTGACCAGCTTCTTCGATGAGATCACCCCGTGGGAGCGCCGCGTGCTGGCCGCGCAGGCATAA
- a CDS encoding flagellar brake protein, translating to MFNEAEAPQPPKVLTTPLEIAANLRSLQESHDPLIITFHERSQRFQSYVVEVDREGNRLALDEMIPRDGERYLQNGEPFRVEGFHDGVRIAWECNTPLSIVEEDGHRCYRGTLPTEVAYHQRRNAFRAALKLTQLVDVVLDGEKLKGNGALRGKLLDISATGCKLRFEGNVEERLQLGQVYEKFASGAPLGLSQVEVELRHLHFEERINATFAGVRFHNLNGQMQRKVETFVYQLQREARRFDKDDY from the coding sequence GTGTTCAATGAAGCAGAAGCTCCGCAGCCTCCGAAGGTGCTCACTACTCCTTTGGAAATTGCCGCCAACTTGCGGTCGCTGCAAGAGAGCCATGACCCGCTGATCATCACTTTCCACGAACGCAGCCAGCGTTTTCAAAGCTATGTGGTCGAGGTCGACCGCGAAGGCAATCGCCTGGCGCTTGATGAAATGATCCCTCGTGACGGCGAACGCTATCTGCAGAATGGCGAACCATTTCGCGTTGAAGGCTTTCATGATGGCGTGCGTATCGCCTGGGAATGCAACACACCGTTGAGCATTGTCGAGGAAGATGGCCATCGCTGCTACCGCGGCACCCTGCCTACCGAAGTCGCCTACCACCAGCGCCGCAATGCCTTTCGTGCAGCGCTGAAGCTGACCCAGCTGGTGGACGTCGTGCTTGACGGCGAAAAACTCAAGGGCAACGGCGCGCTGCGCGGCAAGTTGCTGGATATTTCCGCAACCGGCTGCAAGCTGCGCTTTGAAGGCAATGTCGAAGAGCGCCTGCAATTGGGCCAGGTTTACGAGAAGTTCGCCAGCGGTGCACCGCTGGGTTTGTCCCAGGTCGAGGTCGAGTTGCGTCATCTGCATTTCGAAGAGCGCATCAACGCCACCTTCGCCGGCGTGCGCTTTCACAACCTCAACGGGCAGATGCAGCGCAAGGTGGAAACCTTCGTTTACCAGCTGCAGCGTGAAGCACGGCGCTTCGATAAAGACGACTACTGA